The Prevotella melaninogenica region AGCAATATTGAAGCTTATCAGTTGACCAGTAGACTCCGCTGATACCGTTACTTCAGTTGCTTCGAATGTTCCTGTAGCATCATAATCCTTCTTATCTTTTCCGCAAGATGCCATGATAATGGCAAGACTTGTTAATAAAACGATCTTTTTCATATCCTTTGTTTGGTTGTTTTTATTCGTTGTTTGTATATTTCAAGTTATACATCTCTTTGAGCATATCAATCTCGTGGATGGTCTGTTGTGTCTTAGCTGCATTCTCATTGTTTATCTCTCGCAGCAAGCTAATGACGTCTATGATTCCGTGAGTAAGTTTTGATTCTGCTGCCTTACGTACATTCGTGCGCAATACGATGATTTCATCGTCGCTTTTCATCATTGTTTGATAACGATTGATATTCTCCGATTGCTGTATCTCCTCCAGTTTATTGTTGAAAAGAAATACTTCCCGAGCATTCTCTATCATTTCTTGTTGGGCGTTTAGCCTTGCTTTGTCGTTCTTATGCGTGTAGAGTGCACTTACATTCCATGACAATTTGACACCAACAATACCATTAAGACTCCACTTGCGATTCATCATATCCTCAAACATATTCAGTCCAGGATAGCCGTAAAAGCCTTGTGCAAAAAGTCCTAACTTGGGTCGTAGCTGTGTGTCTAAGGCCTTCTCCTTAGCTTCAGTAAGTTCTAATTGACTATTGTATAGGCGCATCTCAGGACGTTTATTTACTAACGAAGCTATCTGGATAGGCTTAGGCTTCTGTGTATTGTTCACCTCGAAACCACAGAATACGCTTAACATACGCTGTAGCATTAGCTTTTGTTGCTTTAGATTCTCATTCTGTTGCTCTACGCTGAGTCGTTCTGCTCGCACATTGTCGAGGTCGCTTGTAGCAGCCGTACCGCCTTTTACCATGGCAGAAAGCTTTTTCTCACTTGACTGTAACAGGGCTTTTACATCCTCATTGAGTTGGATTTGTTCGTTCAGTAACAGCAATGAGAAATACATTTCATTGACACGTCGACGCACCTGATATAGATTTGTCTCCGTCTGTACCTCCTGTACTTTTCCCTCTTGCTGTGCAATGTTGCGTTGACTGCTAATAGCACCGCCATCGTAGATTGTCTGCTGGAGGTCAACACCAATCTTATATTGATCCTTACGCAGTCCTCTCATATTGAGTCCCATCTGCTGATACATAGTCTGCATGCTCTCTGGCCAAGCCGTAACAGCACTCTGGTAGGTTGCTTGCGCTGATGCCGTGAGTTGTGGAAGCCACCCTTTCTGAATGTTCTTAACCGTCAGTTGCGTTGTCTTAGCAATCAATCCATACTGCTTGATAAGAGGATAATTCTTCTCTGCTGCCTGCTGACACTCTTCCAATGTTTGTGCTCGACTAACGGAAGATAGCATTATTAAGGCAAGGCTTATCATTATTTTCTTCATATTCATATCTTTATTTTAAGCTTATTTACTGTGGTTTAATCCCTTCTTTATCTGAACGATGCAAAGATATTATATCTTTCTTGTTATCTGATTATCCAAAGATTAGATAAAATTGTCTTTTTGTACGATTGGTATTAAGATTATTCTTTATTTCATTAGAATAATAGTAAATTTGCAATTAAATCATACAAAAAGGACATTTTATGAGTACTACGAAAGTTATAAACCATCTTTCGGTAGATAATCTGAATTTAAATGAAGTTCTTAGCCAGCAGGATAAGTTCTTTGTCAACGACGATTTGGTTCTTATCCTTAATGGAAGTGTACAGCGGATTCCTGTTTTTAGTAAAGAAGAAATCTACCAGATGGTAGAGCCGCGTTTCATTCTTTTGTTGGAAGGTAGTGCAGAGGTCTGTATCAATCTGCAGGATTATCATATTGAAAAAGGAAATGTTATGTTGAGTCCTGCCGATACAATCGTTGAAGTTAATAAGATTTCTGACGATGCTCGTGTGATGGCTGTTGTGTTTAGGGATAGTGTTGAGATGTCTGATGAGGTGGTATACAAAACCTCTCCTGCAGAATTTGACAGATTACTGAGGATGTACTATCTTTTATGGGATGTTGTACACCTTGCTCCTTATCGTCGAAAAACCGTACAATATTTGTCTAAAACGATTGTTGCAGATGTGCAAGAACTAAACGAGGTGGTGGCACAAAACGTTCAGAATGAAGGCTCTACGCGTACTCAGGAACTCTTTCTTCAATTCAAACGGCTGATAAAACAGCATTGTATGCAGGAACGCTCAATTCCTTATTATGCCTCTCAACTGCATGTAACGCCACATCATCTTTCTGCGACGATAAAGAAGGCAAGTGGGCAGAGTGTGATGTCTTGGATAAATCGAGCCACCATACAAGAGGCAAAGCTACTGCTGAAAACTAACGGAATGATGGCTTATGAAGTTGCAAATCGCATGAATTTCCCCAGTGCTTCTGCTTTTTCTAAGTTTTTTAAACGCGAAACAGGCTTGACACCTCGTGCTTATCAGGAAACAACCTATAAATAAGAAAGATGTTTTGAGTCCTATTTTTCAAAGCTAAAAATACGGGAATGAATTTGAATTTTATTTACAAAACAAAGATACTTTTGAGCTTTAAAAGGCGAAAAAACGAGCTATAAGACTGCTTTTGTAAGTTGCATAGAATCAGATAGTTGCATAATTGCGTTTTTAAAGGTGCTTAGTAAGATTCCAAAAGGGCGTTACTTGGACTTCAAAAGGGCATCTTTAGCAAGCCAAAAGGGCGTTAATTGGAAGCCAATTTACGCCCTTCTTGTTTTCAGTCTTAGAATTTTATTTACAAAAACCATTCTTCTTGTAAACGGGAAAAAGAATTTAAAAGGCATAATTGTGTGAAAAGCAATTGTTCTTCTGTTCTCCTATCTTAATCTAATTCAACTTTTGTTCTTCTACTTTGTCTTTCATTTACTCTGTTTACAAGTAACTTGTTAACTTGTCAACTCGTTACCTTGTCAACCAAAGAAACGTTCTTCTGTTACTTTGTCTTTATTTTATCCTGTCTTTGTTCTTCTGTTACCCAGTCTTAATCTTACTTTGTCTCAAAGTGGTTTAGTTATCTTATCTACAGCAAAAGCAGTAATCATAATTATGAATTATGAATTATGAATTTTGCATTAGATAAATCATGGTTCTGATTACCTCATGTCTATAAACGAAAAAACCGCAGGACAATGTCCTGCGGCCAATTTCTCTCTTTTTCTGTTCGTTCTCTGATTACTTAACAGAGTCAGCAGCAACTGAATCAGCAGCAACAGAATCAGCGTTAGCGCTATCAACCATTGCAGAATCTGCAGTTGAGTCAGCAGTTGAGTCAGCGTTAGCAGCTGGCTTAGAGTTGTTACCACAAGATGCGAAAGAGATAGCTGCGATAGCTACGAACATTAAAACTAATTTCTTCATTTTCTTTGCTTTTTAAATCTGTAAAACAATCATTTGTTTGTTAAAACGATGCAAAGGTAAGTATTTTTTTTATACGGCAATAATATTTTTAGAACTTTTTTTGTTCTTCTTTTGTAACAAATTCGTAATCTGTTGATAGTCAATACGATATGAATATTAAATAAATGTTAAAGATTTTAATGTGTGCCTACACAATTTAAAAACCCTTTCTTTTTAGCGGCTTTAAAGCCTTGTTTTAGCGTGTAAAATCTTATTTTCAGTCTTTTTCTTGTTTTTTCTGATGAGCAAACGGGCTTATTTCTTTGGTTTTGTCTTCATTTTACTGTAACTTTGCAAGTTATATGATAGATACAGCAGCATTTCAAGGCAAGACAGCCAAGTTCTATACGTTGGGTTGTAAGCTCAACTTCTCAGAGACAAGTACCTTCGCGCGTACCTTATATAATATGGGCGTGCGTGAAGCGAAGAAGACTGAGCAGGCAGACATATGTCTGATTAATACCTGTTCGGTTACTGAGGTTGCTGACCATAAGTGCCGTCAGATCATCCATCGTATGGTGCGCCAGAACCCTGGTGCTTTCGTAATCGTGACAGGTTGTTATGCACAGCTTGAGAGTGCAACTGTGGCTAAGATAGAAGGTGTTGACCTTGTATTGGGTAGTAATGAGAAGGCCGACCTCGTACAGTATCTTAGTGATGCATGGAACAAGGTTGATACAGCTAAAGAAGAAACGTCAGAGGGAGAGTATCACTCTGTAAAGACGAAGGATATTAAAAGTTTCCAAGCAAGTTGCTCACGTGGTAATCGTACACGCTACTTCCTAAAGGTGCAAGACGGATGTAATTACTTCTGTACTTATTGCACGATTCCTTTTGCGCGTGGATTCTCACGTAACCCGACTATTCAGTCGCTTGTTGCGCAGGCAGAAGAGGCTGCAAGAGAGGGTGGAAAGGAGATTGTGTTGACGGGTGTTAATATAGGTGACTTCGGTAAGACCACAGGTGAGAGTTTCTTAGACCTCGTAAAAGCATTAGATAAGGTAGAGGGAATACAGCGTTTCCGTATTAGTTCGCTGGAACCCGACTTGATAGATGATGAGTTGATAGCGTATTGTGCAGAATCACGAGCGTTTATGCCACATTTCCACATTCCACTTCAGAGTGGTTCTGACGAGGTGTTGGAGTTGATGCACCGTCGTTATGATACAGCACTCTTCGCTCGTAAGATAAAACTTATTAAGGAAAAGATGCCCGATGCATTTATCGGTGTGGATGTGATGGTAGGTTCTCGTGGCGAGCGACCAGAGTATTTTGAGGATTGTTATAACTTCCTCGACTCCCTTCCAGTCACCCAACTCCATGTCTTCCCTTATTCAGAACGTCCAGGAACAGCGGCATTGTCAATCCCTTATGTGGTAGATGACCGTGAGAAGAAGCACCGTGCGCATAAGCTATTGAAGCTCTCTGATGAGAAGACACGTGCCTTCTATGCAGCGCATATAGGGCAAGAAGCAGACGTCCTCTTTGAGAAAGCGGCACGCGGAAAGGCTATGCACGGCTTTACAGATAACTATATTCGTGTGGAACTGTCGCCTGATCAGGCAAAGGAAGAATATGACAACCAGATTCTCCGAGTACGATTGGGAGAGTTTAATTTCGATCAAAGTTCATTAAAGGCAGAACTCTTATGAAAGTAGCGATAGTCATATTGAACTGGAATGGACGAAGCATGATGGAGCAATATCTCCCTTCTGTGCTGAATTATTCACGAGATGAGGCAGAGGTTATCATCGCCGACAATGCTTCAACAGATGACTCTGTCGCTTGGTTGAAAGAAACTTATCCACATGTTCGGGTGATAGAATTAGCTGAGAACTACGGCTTTGCAGAAGGCTATAATCGTGCGCTAAAGCAGGTAGACAGCGAATATTACGTGTTATTAAACAGTGATGTTGAGGTGACGCACCACTGGCTTACGCCCCTCATCGAGGAGATGGACGCCCATGAGGACATAGCAGCTTGCCAGCCAAAACTGCTCTCCGCTGCCAATCCTGATGCTTTTGAGTATGCCGGTGCATCGGGAGGTTTCATCGATCGTTATGGCTATCCGTTCTGCCGTGGACGCATCTTTGACACGGTAGAGGATGATAATGGGCAGTATGATAACAGTGAAGAGATACTTTGGGCAACAGGAGCTTGCTTGATGATACGTGCCATAGACTATTGGGCTGCAGGTGGATTAGACGGCAGATTCTTTGCTCATAATGAAGAAATCGACCTCTGTTGGCGTCTGCATCAGATGGGTAAGCGCATCTTCTGTTTCCCTGAAAGCTATGTTTATCACGTTGGAGGCGGCACATTGCCTAAGTCAAATCCACGTAAAACCTTCCTGAACTTCCGTAATAACTTGACCATGTTATGGAAGAACTTACCAGAAGATGAGTTGAAACATGTCATGCGCGTAAGATGGTTTTTAGACTATTTAGCTGCGTTTCAAACGCTGATTCTGAATCATAATTGGAGTGAATTTAAGGCAATCTTCTCAGCACGTAGGGCCTTTAAAAAGTGGCGACATGAGTTTGAGAGATTACCTATTCGTCTTGATGGAGCGGTAAAACATCGAAAAAACCTCCCTTCTTGTACGAATGATGGGCGTAAGAAATATGCCCTTCTTTGGCAATACTACGTGAAGGGTCGTAAGGTGTTTAGCTCCTTAACTGAATGAAAATGGGTTATATTTGCATGTTATTTTAATATTTTTAGCAGAACACTTGCGTTTTAAAATATATTTTAGTAATTTTGCAATCAATACTCAAATATTGTAAAAACAATCTGTCAGTAATAGCCTGTGAGATATCTCTATTGTATATTATTAGTTGTTCTGTTCACCTGTGTAGGCTGTCAGTTCAAACTTTCATCTGATGGCATGAATAAAAATTCACTGTTATTAGAGATAGATCGCTATGACCGTTTGGAATATCGTTACTTGACAACAGGTGATTTCTCTGCGCTCCAGCAGATGAATACAGAGTATCCGATTGAAACTCGCACACTGATAGAGGATGTCGTAAAGATTGGTGAGATAACCGATCCTGACATCAATACAAAGTTCTTGAAGTTCTATCAAGACATGACCTTACAGTCTGTCATTGCTGCTGTAGAGTCGGAGTTTGCCAATACAGAGGACCTTGATCATCAGTTTAGTGGAGCTTTCAGACGACTAAAGCAGGCTTTGCCGAACATTACAATCCCAAGAGTCTATGCACAGATATCGGCTTTAGACCAGAGTGTTGTCGTGGGTAATGGTACTATCGGTATCTCGCTCGACAAGTATCTCGGTCCTAATTATCCTTTGTATGCGAAGTTCTATTCGCCAACACAGCGTAAGCAGATGTCACGTGAATACATCCTTCCAGATTGTATGACATTCTATTTGATGAGTATCTACCCTTTACAGCATTTCGAATCGCGTCCGCAAGTGGAGCGTGACTTGCAGATTGGAAAGATACAATGGATTGTCAATCAGATAATGACAAAGCGAACCTATCACAGTCGGTATGAGGAAGCTGTAGACAACTATATGAAGAAGAATCCTAAGACTACTTACGAGGAACTGCTTCGTATGACAGATTTCTCCAAATTTACTGTTATGGAGAATTAATGGAGAACGTTTAAGAAATCAAAAGAAATATATTATCCCCTCTCAGAACCAACGGCAATGACCGTATGAAAGGTTTTGTAGAGGGGATAATCGTATCTAATAGGTTATAGCATTTTATCTCCAATGGTCTTTTTAAGGCTAAATCATTTTTACCTAAGCTATATATTATAAGGTAATATGCCCTCAGCACAAGCGGTGCTAAGCCTCCGCACCACATGTGCGGAGCATCAACACGAGGTTTGAATAGGGCTGGTGAACGTTGTAACTATCATTTTATTTGTGGCAAGATACAATTAAGCAGATATACAAGGGATGTTTTAAGTAAGCAGTGTAAATATGTTGTCATCTGTTGATAAGCTAATATTTTTTATGTGCATTTTATTGTGAACGTTTAAATTTGTCGCCATGTAATAACAAAAATGTCAGTTTGTTTTTGTTTATCTTCTTTTTTTTTATATTTTTGTAGCAAAGTCTTTTATTTACTAACGCTTAAATAATAATTTATGGACAAGGGTAGAGCTATTTGTAAGGTCTTGAAGGATGTCCGTCAGAAGATTGCAAATGAGAACGGAATAAGCTATCATCCTGAGGAGTGCCACCATAAGGGCGAATGTACAGGTACGTGTCCTGGCTGTGAGAAAGAAATCCGTTACCTTGAAGAACAACTGAATAACAAGCAGCATAGCGGTTTAGGCTTGAAGGTGGCTGGTATCGCTGCTGGCGTCTGTGTGACTGTATTGCCAGTGGCTGCTATGGTACAAACAGAGAGTAAGATTAGTCCTGACTTTAAGGCTAAGACGATAAAGAATGATTCTATAAGAGCGGTAGACCTGACCAATGGTAATCCTGATGCTGTGCTATTACGTGGGAAGGTGTTCGATACAAAGACAAAGGAGCCTATTATTGGAGCCGTTGTTGAGTCGATGGACACAAAAAAAGGAGCTGTTACCGATGTTGAGGGCGAGTATGCAGTGAAAACTCTGCTAACTGATATACTGGAGGTGAGAGGTATTGGTTATTATAAAATGAATGTGACAGTTAAAGAACTCTTAGATAAAAAGAATAATGATATTTATATCACTGAGGACTCGGCGATGATGAATGAAATTGTAGTCTTGGGTGGATGCGATAAAATGTTCGGGAAGCATAAGACGAAGAAAGGACCAAAGTCGCATAAGGAAAAGAAGTGTAATAAGAAATAAAGTTATGGCAAAAGGGAAGAGTACTTGTAAGCTACTAAAGGATATTCGGCAGCAGATAGCGGATGCCAATGGTATCAGCTATCAACCTAAGGAGTGTCAGCACAAGGGGGATTGTGCAGGTACTTGTCCAGCTTGTGAGGAGGAGATACGTTATTTTGAACGTGAGTTAAAAGCACGTAAGGGTAATGGCTTCGGTATGAAGGTGGCTGGTATTGCTGCTGGTATCTGCGCTACGGTAATGCCGATGACTGCTGCTGCGCAAGGTGTTAAGCCTGATAGTACGGCTAATCGTCCTGTAAATACAGCTAAGAAATGTGATGTAAAGGTAGTAGACCTTTCTGATGGTTGTGCATCACCTGTGGTTGTACGTGGAATGGTCATTGGCAGTGATGATAAAGAACCAGTGATAGGTGCTTCTGTTGTAATAGATGGAACAAACAAGGGCGTTGCAACAAATGTAGATGGACAGTTTGCTTTGAAGTTACCACCAGACACTTCGTTGGTTATTTCTTTAATAGGATACGAGAATCAAAAGGTTTATGTAAGTTCGCTTTTGCATTCTGATAATAATGTTATAGTGCTTGAGGAAGATAGAGATGCAATGTTAGATGGCATTGTAACAATAGCTACACTACCTACTTGTAAAGATGAAAATAAAGGTAATAAAGATGACGTGAGTGGTCGTAGAACTGATAAGCCTAAGTCGCATAAGGAGAAGAATAAAAAGAAGTGTAAGTAAAGATTAGTATTATGGTAAAAGGGAAGAGTACTTGTAAGCTATTGAAGGATATTCGGCAGCAGATAGCGGATGCCAATGGTATCAGCTATCAGCCTAAAGAGTGTCACCACAAGGGGGATTGTGCAGGTACTTGTCCTGCTTGTGAGGAAGAAATACGTTATCTTGAACGTGAGTTAAAGGCACGTAAGGGTAATGGCTTCGGTATGAAGGTGGCTGGTATTGCTGCAGGTATCTGCGCTACGGTTATACCGATGACTACTGCTGCGCAAGGTGTTAAGCCTGATAGTACGGCTAATCGTTCTGTACATACAGCTAAGAAAGATTCTGTAAAGGTAGTAGACCTTTCTGAAGGTTGTGCATCACCTGTGGTTGTACGTGGAATGGTAATAGGCGGTGATGATAAGGAACCTTTGATAGGAGCTTTTATCTTAATAGAGGGAACGAACAAGGGTGTGGCAACAAATATAGATGGTTTGTTTGCTTTGAAGTTACCACCAGATACTTCATTGGTAGTCTCATTCATTGGTTATAAGCAGAAAACGGTTAGTGTAAGTTCTCTTTTGCGTTCTGATAATAATGTTATTGTACTGGAAGCCTATGATGTGTCGGTGATAGTAGGAGGAATTGGATCTGTTTCACCAAACTACGATGATGTGTATGGTCATAGGACTTATAAGCCGAAGTCGCATAAGGAGAAGAATAAAAAGAAGTGTAAGTAAAGATTAGCATTATGACAAAAGGAAAAAGTACTTGTAAACTACTGAAAGGTATTCGGCAGCAGATAGCGGATGCGAATGGTATCAGCTATCAGCCTAAAGAGTGTCATTACGAAGGGGAGTGTGCGGGTACTTGCCCTGCTTGTGAGGCGGAGATACGCTATTTAGAGACGCAGTTAAGAGAACGGAAACGCAAGGGATGGAGTATGAAGGTGGCTGGTTTGGCTACTGGACTTTGTGTTGCAACTGTTCCGCTTACATCGTGTCAGAATACCCCAAAGGGCTGTAACGTTGAGAATAAAGTTCTGGACTCTACTGATATGCCAGTTATGGGGGAACAAGTAGTTATACCAAAAGCACTCACAGCTGATTTGAAGAACGCTATCGTTATTAGTGGACGAGTGCTCGACTCTTCTACTGGTAAGGCTGCTTCTGAAGTTAATGTTATGCTATTAGGAGGTAAGAAGAGGCTGCCTTTGGGCGAAGATGGAAGATTTGTATTGCAGGTTAATCATAATGATACCCTCGTGTTTTCATCTTATGGATTTGAAGATAAGGTGATAGCAGTGAAGTCTATTCGTAATCCTGATGATATGGTTGTCCGTTTAGAACCTTCTCTTGACGTAGTAGGGGAGATAGATAGAGCCTATTTAGAGAAAGAGTTATCCGACAGCACGGCACCGCAATCACATAAAGAGAAATGCAATCAGAAGTAACAGCACCGTTTATTGCCATTAATCGGCACAGGCTCACCACTGATGGGGAAGGCGTAACAACATTGGTTGCCTTTCATGGTTGTCCGCTTCATTGCCAGTACTGCTTAAATCTGCAGTGCTTGCAGGCTGATGGTGTATGGTGCAGGCTGACGCCCGGTGAGTTGTATAGTGAGGTGGAGATAGACGACCTTTACTTTATGGCAACGGGTGGCGGTATCTGTTTTGGCGGAGGTGAACCCCTTTTACGTTCAGACTTCATTAAAGCCTTTGCCGAGATAATGAATCCTGAATGGAAGTTGACAATAGAGACATCGCTTAACGTACCGCTTGAGAATGTCAAAGCTATTGCCTCGTTGGTGCAGATGTGGTATGTAGATATTAAGGATATGAACCCTAATATCTACAAAGCATATGGATGTAAAGAGAATAAGCAGGTAATCAGTAATCTTCAATGGTTAGCAGCGAATGGATATGCTGATAAGGTAATCATCCGTCTACCCTTGATACCTGAATATAACACAGATGAAGACCGCCAGCGAAGCCAACAACAGTTGGAAGAGATGGGCTTTACAAACTTTGATAAGTTTAATTATATTGTGCGGTAGTAGCATTCATCCTATACAATATACATAGCTCATCTTTCGTTTTTTACTTTAAAAGCATTATCTTTGCAATTAATAAAAGAAAGAGAGTATGAAGAAACCACTTATCATTTTATCAATTATATTTCTGTTGTTGCCAATTACAGTAACAGCACAGAACTTCGACGCCTTATGGCAACAAGTAAATCAAGCTGAGCAAAAGGACTTACCAAAGACACAAATCAGCTTGTTAAAGAAGATTGAACAGAAAGCACAGAAAGAGAAAGCCTATGGGCAAATCTTGGCAGCAAGTCTGTTAGTATCAAGGTTACAGACAGAGATTGCACCCGACTCTGCTGAGGTGGAGTTAAAGCGATTGAAGGCAAAGGCAAAGATGGTAGAAGGGAAGGATGAAGTCTTGTCGGCTGTCTACAACTGTATCTTGGGTGTGATAGGACGGAATGAAGAAAGTGGAAATGCTGACGAATACTTCAAGAAGGCACTTGCTAATCCTTCTCTACTGGCAAGTCAGAAAGCAGCTGACTTTAAGCCTTTGATAAAGATAGGTAAGAACGATGATATCTTTAAGGGTGACCTGTTGCATGTTATTGGTATGCAAGTGGGTAACTACGACAAATTACATAGCTATTATAAAAGCGTTGGAAACCGTGAGGCTGCTTGTTACACGGCATTGATGGGGATAAAGGAAGAGAAAGAGAGTATTCCAAAGCTCGACTCACTCATGCAGGCATATAGCGACTTACCGATATGTGGAGAAGTTGCGTTGAAGCGTTATGCTTGTATGGGAGAAGATACTCCGGTTGAGGAAAAGATAGCCTATATTGATAATGCCCTTGTCCGTTGGGCATCATGGAATAGAATCATATCATTACGTAATGCTCGTGCAGAACTGACAAGACCGATGTTTGAAGTGAGTTTCAATAAGTGTAATGTTAGTTCGACAGAGAAGAATAACTGGGTTAAGCTGAATACGCGCAATGTATCAGATGTAGTCGTAACGGTCACGCGTACGAAACTATCAGGTAATCATTCTCTCAGTCTTGGAGATAAAGGCGACATGGCTAAGTTGAAGGCAAGTCTGTTGCCTGCGACAACGCAGACGATAACCCGTACTTTCACTGGTCATAAGGATTATGAAGAGGTGAAAGACTCTTTCTTAATGCCTACATTACCTTTGGGTGTTTACCTCATTAAGGTAGAGACGCCTAAAAAGAATTTTACACCAGAATATGCTTTCTACTATGTTAGTGACCTCTATGTCATGAGCGAACTACAGCCAGAGAAGAAAGCACGGTATGTTGTTGTCAATGTTGTGGATGGTCAACCAGTAGCAAATGTAACGGTTCAGGCTACCTATCCAAATTATAATGATAAACCTTCTATCGTCAAGAAGCTGGTTACGAACAAGAGTGGAGAGGTAGTTTTTGATTCGGAAAGAACTACCCCTGACATCTATGTCTTTACGAATAAGGATAAAGCCTTTGAAGAAACTCAACTGGAGGGGTCGTATGACTACGACAAGGTGAACTATGACAAGATGGTAACTCAGGTCTTCACGGATAGAGGTATCTATCGTCCTGGGCAGACGGTGCATGCATCTGTCATTGCTTATCAGAACACAAAGCAAGACTATAAAACTAAGGCTGCAGGCGGACAAACCTTCGATATGGTTTTGAAAGATGCCAATTATAAGGAGATAGGACGTAAGTCAGTAACCACCGACCGTTTCGGTACTGCTGCAGCAGACTTCAATCTTCCAACAAGTGGACTGACAGGTAGTTTCTCTATTTATGCTGATTTTGGAACAAAAGGATCTAAGCGTTTCCAAGTAGATGAGTATAAGCGTCCAACGTTTGATGTAAACTTCGA contains the following coding sequences:
- a CDS encoding TolC family protein, whose amino-acid sequence is MKKIMISLALIMLSSVSRAQTLEECQQAAEKNYPLIKQYGLIAKTTQLTVKNIQKGWLPQLTASAQATYQSAVTAWPESMQTMYQQMGLNMRGLRKDQYKIGVDLQQTIYDGGAISSQRNIAQQEGKVQEVQTETNLYQVRRRVNEMYFSLLLLNEQIQLNEDVKALLQSSEKKLSAMVKGGTAATSDLDNVRAERLSVEQQNENLKQQKLMLQRMLSVFCGFEVNNTQKPKPIQIASLVNKRPEMRLYNSQLELTEAKEKALDTQLRPKLGLFAQGFYGYPGLNMFEDMMNRKWSLNGIVGVKLSWNVSALYTHKNDKARLNAQQEMIENAREVFLFNNKLEEIQQSENINRYQTMMKSDDEIIVLRTNVRKAAESKLTHGIIDVISLLREINNENAAKTQQTIHEIDMLKEMYNLKYTNNE
- a CDS encoding carboxypeptidase-like regulatory domain-containing protein, whose protein sequence is MVKGKSTCKLLKDIRQQIADANGISYQPKECHHKGDCAGTCPACEEEIRYLERELKARKGNGFGMKVAGIAAGICATVIPMTTAAQGVKPDSTANRSVHTAKKDSVKVVDLSEGCASPVVVRGMVIGGDDKEPLIGAFILIEGTNKGVATNIDGLFALKLPPDTSLVVSFIGYKQKTVSVSSLLRSDNNVIVLEAYDVSVIVGGIGSVSPNYDDVYGHRTYKPKSHKEKNKKKCK
- a CDS encoding helix-turn-helix domain-containing protein; this translates as MSTTKVINHLSVDNLNLNEVLSQQDKFFVNDDLVLILNGSVQRIPVFSKEEIYQMVEPRFILLLEGSAEVCINLQDYHIEKGNVMLSPADTIVEVNKISDDARVMAVVFRDSVEMSDEVVYKTSPAEFDRLLRMYYLLWDVVHLAPYRRKTVQYLSKTIVADVQELNEVVAQNVQNEGSTRTQELFLQFKRLIKQHCMQERSIPYYASQLHVTPHHLSATIKKASGQSVMSWINRATIQEAKLLLKTNGMMAYEVANRMNFPSASAFSKFFKRETGLTPRAYQETTYK
- a CDS encoding glycosyltransferase family 2 protein; amino-acid sequence: MKVAIVILNWNGRSMMEQYLPSVLNYSRDEAEVIIADNASTDDSVAWLKETYPHVRVIELAENYGFAEGYNRALKQVDSEYYVLLNSDVEVTHHWLTPLIEEMDAHEDIAACQPKLLSAANPDAFEYAGASGGFIDRYGYPFCRGRIFDTVEDDNGQYDNSEEILWATGACLMIRAIDYWAAGGLDGRFFAHNEEIDLCWRLHQMGKRIFCFPESYVYHVGGGTLPKSNPRKTFLNFRNNLTMLWKNLPEDELKHVMRVRWFLDYLAAFQTLILNHNWSEFKAIFSARRAFKKWRHEFERLPIRLDGAVKHRKNLPSCTNDGRKKYALLWQYYVKGRKVFSSLTE
- the mtaB gene encoding tRNA (N(6)-L-threonylcarbamoyladenosine(37)-C(2))-methylthiotransferase MtaB, with product MIDTAAFQGKTAKFYTLGCKLNFSETSTFARTLYNMGVREAKKTEQADICLINTCSVTEVADHKCRQIIHRMVRQNPGAFVIVTGCYAQLESATVAKIEGVDLVLGSNEKADLVQYLSDAWNKVDTAKEETSEGEYHSVKTKDIKSFQASCSRGNRTRYFLKVQDGCNYFCTYCTIPFARGFSRNPTIQSLVAQAEEAAREGGKEIVLTGVNIGDFGKTTGESFLDLVKALDKVEGIQRFRISSLEPDLIDDELIAYCAESRAFMPHFHIPLQSGSDEVLELMHRRYDTALFARKIKLIKEKMPDAFIGVDVMVGSRGERPEYFEDCYNFLDSLPVTQLHVFPYSERPGTAALSIPYVVDDREKKHRAHKLLKLSDEKTRAFYAAHIGQEADVLFEKAARGKAMHGFTDNYIRVELSPDQAKEEYDNQILRVRLGEFNFDQSSLKAELL
- a CDS encoding radical SAM protein, which codes for MQSEVTAPFIAINRHRLTTDGEGVTTLVAFHGCPLHCQYCLNLQCLQADGVWCRLTPGELYSEVEIDDLYFMATGGGICFGGGEPLLRSDFIKAFAEIMNPEWKLTIETSLNVPLENVKAIASLVQMWYVDIKDMNPNIYKAYGCKENKQVISNLQWLAANGYADKVIIRLPLIPEYNTDEDRQRSQQQLEEMGFTNFDKFNYIVR
- a CDS encoding PG1828 family lipoprotein, whose product is MKKLVLMFVAIAAISFASCGNNSKPAANADSTADSTADSAMVDSANADSVAADSVAADSVK
- a CDS encoding carboxypeptidase-like regulatory domain-containing protein is translated as MAKGKSTCKLLKDIRQQIADANGISYQPKECQHKGDCAGTCPACEEEIRYFERELKARKGNGFGMKVAGIAAGICATVMPMTAAAQGVKPDSTANRPVNTAKKCDVKVVDLSDGCASPVVVRGMVIGSDDKEPVIGASVVIDGTNKGVATNVDGQFALKLPPDTSLVISLIGYENQKVYVSSLLHSDNNVIVLEEDRDAMLDGIVTIATLPTCKDENKGNKDDVSGRRTDKPKSHKEKNKKKCK
- a CDS encoding carboxypeptidase-like regulatory domain-containing protein produces the protein MDKGRAICKVLKDVRQKIANENGISYHPEECHHKGECTGTCPGCEKEIRYLEEQLNNKQHSGLGLKVAGIAAGVCVTVLPVAAMVQTESKISPDFKAKTIKNDSIRAVDLTNGNPDAVLLRGKVFDTKTKEPIIGAVVESMDTKKGAVTDVEGEYAVKTLLTDILEVRGIGYYKMNVTVKELLDKKNNDIYITEDSAMMNEIVVLGGCDKMFGKHKTKKGPKSHKEKKCNKK